In the genome of Myroides phaeus, one region contains:
- a CDS encoding ectonucleotide pyrophosphatase/phosphodiesterase, with protein MKKLLLSLVLFSFVGEVFSTANAQETEKQIVTENRVNDPKQFEKPYVILISIDGFRYDYIEKFDSKFLKKLGEEGVRAESMQPSYPSVTFPNHYTIATGLYPAHHGLVGNNIFDPKIEERYSLRNYKAVHNPAWYGGTPLWVLAEQQGMMSACYYWPGSEAPIKDTYPSYYYGYSEKFEMDTRIAEVVKWLSLPEEKRPHFITFYLPEVDHAGHTYGPDAKETEEAVQYADRSIEKLVAEVSKTGLPVNFVVVSDHGMLALDQETLLQFPMKVEKDELTLVSNGTYMSVFVNNKKDINKWYKKIQKAADSKLMKVFKKADLPKEFNFGGDNDRFGRVGDIVITAEPPYYFTNRKLAGSHGFDPNTVKEMHAIFIASGPQIKKGEKIATFENVDVYPLIAKILGLDITEEIDGTTKVADQVLVK; from the coding sequence ATGAAAAAATTACTTTTATCCTTAGTCTTGTTTTCATTTGTAGGAGAGGTTTTCTCTACAGCAAATGCACAAGAAACAGAAAAACAAATTGTTACAGAGAATCGTGTGAATGATCCAAAACAGTTTGAAAAGCCTTATGTAATCTTAATCTCTATTGATGGATTTAGATATGATTATATTGAAAAGTTTGATAGCAAGTTTTTAAAGAAATTAGGGGAAGAAGGAGTTAGAGCAGAGTCAATGCAACCATCTTATCCATCAGTTACTTTTCCAAATCATTATACAATTGCTACAGGGTTGTATCCAGCACACCATGGTTTAGTAGGGAATAATATCTTTGATCCAAAGATTGAAGAGCGTTATTCACTTAGAAATTATAAAGCAGTTCACAATCCAGCTTGGTACGGAGGTACTCCATTATGGGTTTTAGCAGAACAACAAGGAATGATGAGTGCTTGTTATTATTGGCCAGGGTCAGAGGCTCCAATTAAAGATACATATCCTTCATATTATTACGGTTATTCAGAGAAGTTTGAAATGGATACACGTATTGCAGAAGTAGTAAAATGGTTGAGTTTACCAGAAGAAAAACGTCCACACTTTATTACTTTCTATTTACCAGAGGTAGATCACGCAGGGCATACGTACGGTCCTGATGCAAAAGAAACAGAAGAGGCAGTACAATATGCAGATAGATCAATTGAGAAATTAGTAGCTGAGGTTAGTAAAACAGGTTTACCAGTGAACTTTGTTGTTGTTTCGGATCACGGAATGCTTGCGTTAGATCAAGAAACGCTATTGCAGTTCCCAATGAAAGTAGAAAAAGATGAGCTTACTTTAGTTAGTAATGGTACTTATATGAGTGTTTTTGTAAACAATAAGAAAGACATCAATAAATGGTATAAAAAGATTCAGAAAGCGGCTGATAGTAAATTGATGAAAGTGTTTAAGAAGGCTGATTTACCAAAAGAGTTTAATTTTGGAGGAGACAATGATCGTTTTGGTAGAGTAGGAGATATTGTTATTACAGCAGAACCACCTTATTACTTTACAAATAGAAAGTTAGCTGGAAGTCATGGTTTTGATCCAAATACAGTTAAAGAGATGCATGCTATTTTTATTGCTTCAGGACCTCAAATTAAAAAAGGAGAGAAGATTGCAACATTTGAAAATGTAGATGTATATCCATTAATAGCTAAGATTCTTGGATTAGATATCACAGAAGAGATAGATGGTACTACTAAGGTAGCAGATCAAGTATTAGTCAAATAA
- a CDS encoding porin family protein, with protein sequence MKYIYIAIFALISSIGFAQTAEEKTVELTTENTNAFLNFFKDNMDYQVRAQFSIGGASPLGLPREIRTLDSYNPTLQLGLEANATKWITEDQKWGVRVGVRFEGKGMKTRARVKDYLTRIEQDNTELTGYYNGRVYTHVKNTYVTFPVSAVYKINQKWNVYGGIYLSGLIDKNFDGYVSDGQFRKDTPIGEAINFEGEARAPYDFSKEINRFQWGTQVGGEWKMNNHFKLFADMTYGFNGVLDKDFEAISFSMHNIYLNLGFGYKF encoded by the coding sequence ATGAAATATATTTATATAGCAATTTTTGCACTTATTTCTTCAATCGGTTTTGCACAAACAGCTGAAGAAAAAACAGTTGAATTAACTACTGAAAATACAAATGCTTTTCTCAACTTCTTCAAAGATAATATGGACTATCAAGTTCGTGCTCAGTTTAGTATTGGAGGAGCAAGTCCTTTAGGATTACCAAGAGAAATTAGAACACTTGATAGCTACAACCCAACCCTTCAGTTAGGTTTAGAAGCTAATGCTACTAAATGGATTACAGAAGATCAAAAATGGGGTGTACGTGTTGGAGTTCGTTTTGAAGGTAAAGGAATGAAAACAAGAGCAAGAGTAAAAGATTACTTAACTCGTATTGAACAAGACAATACCGAATTAACAGGTTACTACAATGGACGTGTTTACACTCACGTTAAAAATACTTATGTTACTTTCCCTGTGTCTGCAGTTTATAAAATAAACCAAAAATGGAACGTTTACGGAGGTATATACTTATCAGGGTTAATTGACAAAAACTTTGATGGATATGTTTCTGATGGACAATTCAGAAAAGACACACCTATTGGTGAAGCAATTAACTTTGAAGGAGAAGCAAGAGCTCCTTATGACTTTTCTAAAGAAATAAATAGATTCCAATGGGGAACACAAGTTGGTGGTGAATGGAAAATGAATAATCATTTCAAACTATTTGCTGATATGACTTATGGTTTCAATGGTGTTCTTGACAAAGACTTTGAAGCGATCTCTTTCTCAATGCACAACATTTACTTAAACTTAGGTTTTGGATATAAATTCTAA
- a CDS encoding NAD(P)H-binding protein, which produces MKQISILGCGWLGTPLAEQLLKRDYVIKGSTTSLSKMNMLEDLNIKPYHIDIYHNNLEYIDYFLKGSELLIITIPPIREETQPSYADNFKKITPYIKRHNIKQVIMMSSVSIYAPSSEVITELYNSYSNEPTAKQIRDAESVLLCDPSINACILRLGGLFSADRKPVNYIAKKEFLDNPDLPINMIHLEDILAFSMAIIEKGFNSNCIYNIVSPNYESRKDYYSKEAKKHNITLPPLGENNWDTRRKISGQKISEFTNIDYKY; this is translated from the coding sequence ATGAAACAAATAAGCATTCTTGGATGTGGTTGGTTAGGAACACCTTTAGCCGAGCAATTACTTAAAAGAGATTACGTGATTAAAGGGTCTACTACAAGTCTTTCTAAAATGAATATGTTAGAAGACTTAAATATTAAACCATATCATATCGACATTTACCACAATAACTTAGAATATATAGACTACTTTCTTAAAGGTTCTGAATTGTTAATCATTACAATTCCTCCTATTAGAGAAGAGACACAGCCTTCTTATGCTGATAATTTTAAGAAAATAACCCCTTATATTAAGAGACACAACATCAAACAAGTCATTATGATGAGTTCTGTTTCTATATATGCTCCTTCTTCAGAAGTTATTACTGAGTTATACAATTCTTACTCTAATGAGCCAACTGCCAAACAAATTAGAGATGCAGAAAGCGTTTTACTTTGTGATCCAAGCATCAATGCTTGTATCTTAAGATTAGGTGGTTTATTTAGTGCCGATAGAAAACCAGTAAATTACATTGCTAAGAAAGAGTTCTTAGATAATCCTGATTTACCAATTAATATGATTCACCTTGAAGACATTTTAGCATTTTCAATGGCGATTATAGAAAAGGGGTTCAACTCAAATTGTATTTACAATATTGTATCTCCTAACTATGAAAGCAGAAAAGACTACTATTCTAAAGAAGCAAAAAAACACAATATAACGCTGCCTCCTTTAGGTGAAAACAATTGGGATACTCGCCGTAAGATATCTGGCCAAAAAATAAGTGAGTTTACCAACATAGATTATAAATACTAA
- a CDS encoding porin family protein: MKNIKLYIALLASSIFLTVQPAFAQEEQQLSNFKEFFNKNITYQVRAQFSIGGSSPMGMPAQIREINSYNPTLQIGLEANATKWFTDQQKWGIRTGIRFEGRGMKTDARVKNYYTQIDEDHGKQTKGYFTGNVKTNMKNSYVTFPVLVVFNATENWNVYGGFYFSGLIDKDFNGYVYDGVLREGTPIGEVVPFEGDDKGHYNFSQNLNRFQWGTQLGGEYKMNKHFKLFADLNWGLNPLFESSFDAISFSMYNIYLNMGFGYTF; encoded by the coding sequence ATGAAAAACATAAAACTATATATAGCTCTACTTGCAAGTTCTATCTTTTTAACGGTACAACCTGCTTTTGCACAAGAAGAACAACAACTTTCAAATTTTAAAGAGTTCTTCAATAAAAATATAACATACCAAGTTCGTGCTCAATTTAGTATTGGAGGAAGTAGCCCTATGGGAATGCCAGCACAAATTAGAGAAATAAACAGCTATAACCCTACATTGCAAATTGGTTTAGAAGCGAATGCTACCAAGTGGTTTACAGACCAACAAAAATGGGGAATACGTACTGGGATACGCTTTGAAGGAAGAGGTATGAAAACTGATGCCAGAGTAAAAAACTATTACACGCAAATTGACGAAGATCACGGTAAACAAACAAAAGGTTACTTCACTGGAAACGTAAAAACTAATATGAAAAACTCTTATGTTACTTTCCCTGTGCTTGTAGTATTTAATGCTACAGAAAACTGGAATGTTTACGGGGGGTTTTACTTTTCTGGATTAATAGACAAAGACTTTAATGGATATGTATATGATGGTGTATTAAGAGAAGGAACTCCTATAGGTGAAGTCGTTCCTTTTGAAGGTGACGACAAAGGACATTACAACTTTTCTCAAAACTTAAATAGGTTTCAATGGGGAACACAATTGGGTGGTGAGTATAAAATGAACAAACATTTTAAACTATTTGCTGATCTAAACTGGGGACTTAATCCTCTTTTTGAAAGTAGCTTTGATGCTATCTCATTCTCAATGTATAACATTTACCTAAATATGGGCTTCGGATATACATTCTAA
- a CDS encoding sensor histidine kinase — MKIKGKLTLWFTLLVATILLVFVVVVYWSSSKNREVEFFEVLEKEGITKAKLFFEAKVNPSTLHKIYRFNSEVINEVEVAIYDLDFKLLYHDAEEIDRVKETKSMIDKIISQKRVHYFQDDWQVIGMVYSYNGKDYVLTATALDEYGYVKMHNLFLTITLLTIVSLIVIYICGGLFADRVLLPIKVMNKEVNNITATNLDLRISTEKNRDELGALANNFNVMLDRLEQSFDAQKQFVSNISHELRTPLAAIIAELELALVKEQEVDAYVKTIENALADSKKIVRLSNSLLDFAKASYDPTEIVFKSVRMDEVVLDACQKLQKSNPTYKFNFVIDEKIDSEEMVSIKGNSYLLEVAIMNLLENACKFSKDQQCKISISNTENKLRIIVADEGIGMSREDLDNLFTPFYRGENGKLIDGNGIGLSLTHKIIRLHQGTIDVQSQVNKGTIFTVTI; from the coding sequence ATGAAAATTAAAGGTAAACTTACTTTATGGTTCACTTTGTTAGTAGCTACAATACTTTTAGTATTTGTGGTTGTTGTTTATTGGTCTTCTTCCAAAAATAGAGAAGTTGAGTTTTTTGAAGTTTTAGAAAAAGAGGGAATAACTAAAGCAAAGCTTTTTTTTGAAGCAAAAGTTAATCCTTCAACACTACATAAGATTTATCGTTTTAACAGTGAAGTAATCAATGAAGTTGAGGTTGCAATTTATGACTTAGATTTTAAATTGTTATATCACGATGCAGAAGAAATTGATAGGGTTAAGGAAACCAAGTCAATGATTGATAAGATTATATCTCAAAAAAGAGTGCATTATTTTCAAGATGACTGGCAAGTTATTGGAATGGTTTATTCTTATAATGGTAAGGACTATGTATTAACAGCAACGGCTTTAGATGAATATGGGTATGTAAAAATGCACAACTTGTTTTTGACCATTACCTTGTTAACTATTGTGTCGTTAATAGTTATTTATATCTGTGGAGGATTGTTTGCTGATCGTGTATTATTACCGATCAAAGTAATGAATAAAGAGGTAAATAATATAACAGCTACAAATTTAGACCTTCGTATTAGTACAGAAAAGAACAGAGACGAATTAGGAGCTTTAGCTAATAATTTTAATGTAATGTTGGATCGTTTAGAGCAATCTTTTGATGCTCAAAAACAGTTTGTCTCTAATATATCTCACGAGTTGCGTACACCATTAGCTGCAATTATAGCAGAGCTTGAATTAGCATTAGTAAAAGAGCAAGAGGTTGATGCTTATGTAAAGACGATTGAAAATGCATTAGCAGATTCTAAAAAGATTGTTCGATTATCAAATAGCTTACTTGATTTTGCAAAAGCCAGTTATGATCCAACAGAGATTGTTTTTAAATCTGTTAGAATGGATGAGGTTGTTTTAGATGCTTGTCAGAAACTACAAAAAAGTAATCCAACTTATAAGTTCAACTTTGTGATTGATGAAAAGATAGATAGTGAAGAAATGGTTTCTATAAAAGGAAATAGTTATCTGTTAGAAGTTGCGATAATGAATTTGTTAGAAAATGCGTGTAAGTTTTCTAAAGATCAACAATGTAAAATATCAATTTCGAATACAGAAAATAAATTAAGGATAATAGTTGCCGATGAAGGAATAGGTATGAGTAGGGAAGATTTAGATAATCTTTTTACTCCTTTTTATCGAGGAGAAAATGGTAAGCTAATTGATGGCAATGGAATAGGACTTTCGTTGACTCATAAAATTATAAGGTTACATCAAGGAACAATTGATGTACAATCACAAGTAAACAAAGGAACAATATTTACTGTTACAATATAA
- a CDS encoding single-stranded DNA-binding protein, protein MSSLKNRVQLIGRVGQTPEVKVYGENRKRAFFSIAINEVSYNEKGDRIETTQWHDIVVWGKRAEIVEKFVDKGREVAVEGKLVNRSFEDKDGNKRYVTEIDVAEILLLGSSK, encoded by the coding sequence ATGAGTTCATTAAAAAATCGTGTTCAATTAATAGGGCGAGTTGGACAAACACCTGAAGTTAAAGTTTATGGCGAAAATAGAAAAAGGGCATTTTTCTCTATTGCAATTAATGAGGTTTCGTATAATGAAAAAGGAGATAGAATAGAGACAACCCAATGGCACGATATAGTTGTTTGGGGAAAGCGAGCAGAGATTGTTGAAAAGTTTGTTGATAAAGGGAGAGAGGTTGCTGTTGAAGGTAAGTTAGTTAACCGTAGCTTTGAAGATAAAGATGGTAATAAGCGCTATGTTACCGAAATTGATGTTGCTGAGATTTTATTATTAGGCAGCAGCAAGTAA
- a CDS encoding PCMD domain-containing protein → MKKTLIISSLLTVAVIMSSCYKDEELDTNADILEAYIPSEYLKTDPIITNTTIEFKVKSNIDLGKQSPFFIISPNATMDPPNGTTRDFSTAQKVTITAQDRTWKKLYTVSFTTDELSSSYTFNNAELTNNDRYYRFFEYGSNGDKIYDWDSGNAGYATVAGKLPPESYPTGIAPGRNGGLAAKMQTVYTSPLAEITKNPIAAGNLFIGSFQFAGISKPLKSTRFGLPYEGNMPKSLRGYFKYKAGDVVTDKYFKPVPNKKDYFDIYAILFESRSKENYLDGSHQFKDPRNVAIARVPQEQRIETDKWTEFNVPFELVAGKTFDPEKSYVLAIVMTSSIEGDEFTGAIGSTLIVNEIELVYDIK, encoded by the coding sequence ATGAAAAAAACACTAATAATCTCCTCTTTACTTACAGTAGCTGTTATAATGAGTAGCTGTTATAAAGATGAAGAATTAGACACAAATGCAGATATTCTTGAAGCTTATATTCCTTCAGAGTATTTAAAAACAGACCCTATTATTACGAATACAACAATTGAATTTAAAGTCAAATCTAATATAGACTTAGGAAAACAATCTCCTTTTTTTATTATATCTCCTAATGCTACTATGGACCCTCCAAATGGAACAACAAGAGATTTTAGTACAGCTCAAAAAGTTACAATTACTGCACAAGATCGTACTTGGAAGAAACTTTATACTGTTAGCTTTACTACTGATGAGCTAAGTTCAAGCTATACATTTAACAATGCCGAACTAACAAATAATGATCGATACTATCGCTTTTTTGAATATGGCTCTAATGGTGATAAAATATATGATTGGGATAGCGGTAACGCTGGTTATGCAACAGTCGCAGGTAAACTTCCTCCTGAAAGTTACCCTACAGGTATTGCCCCAGGAAGAAATGGCGGTCTTGCTGCCAAAATGCAAACCGTTTATACCTCACCATTAGCTGAGATTACTAAAAACCCAATTGCTGCGGGAAACCTTTTTATAGGGAGCTTCCAATTTGCAGGAATATCTAAACCTCTAAAATCAACACGATTTGGATTACCATATGAAGGAAATATGCCAAAATCATTAAGAGGTTATTTTAAATACAAAGCTGGTGATGTTGTTACAGATAAATATTTTAAACCTGTACCTAATAAAAAAGATTACTTTGATATTTATGCTATCTTATTTGAGAGTCGTTCTAAAGAGAATTACTTAGATGGTTCACATCAATTTAAAGATCCAAGAAATGTTGCCATTGCACGTGTACCTCAAGAACAGCGTATCGAAACAGATAAATGGACTGAATTTAATGTTCCCTTCGAGTTAGTAGCAGGTAAAACTTTTGACCCTGAAAAAAGCTATGTTCTCGCTATTGTAATGACATCCAGTATTGAAGGTGATGAATTTACTGGCGCAATAGGAAGTACCTTAATTGTAAATGAAATTGAACTTGTATATGACATTAAATAA
- a CDS encoding bifunctional GNAT family N-acetyltransferase/carbon-nitrogen hydrolase family protein, translating to METTINKVELRTLQIDDYLELKKSMLESYKGLEDSYWNKDEIEQLLKVFPEGQLVVLVDGVVVGSALSLIIDEKQAMSAHTYDQITGFSTFNTHNPEGSVLYGIDVFIHPKYRGLRLGRRLYDARKEMCEQLNLKSIIFAGRIPTYSKYAAELTPKQYLDKVRKKEIHDPVMSFQLANDFHMVRLMRNYLEGDISSKEYAVLLEWNNIYYEKDVQLINAKKSVIRLGLIQWQMRPFNDLQEFFDQAEFFINAVSDYESDFAMFPELFTAPLMADYNHLSEADAIRELARYTDDIRKKFQEFAISYNINIITGSMPYLIDGTLYNVGFLCKRDGTYEMYAKIHITPNEVHHWGMTGGSKIQTFDTDCGKIGIMICYDVEFPELSRLLSDQGMDILFVPFLTDTQNGYTRVRNCAAARAIENECYVAIAGCVGNLPKVNNMDIQFAQAAVLTPSDFAFPTNGVKAEATPNTEMTLIVDVDVDLLKELHEHGSVKIKKDRRLDLYQINKLK from the coding sequence ATGGAAACTACTATCAATAAAGTAGAGTTAAGAACTTTACAAATTGACGATTATCTTGAATTAAAGAAATCTATGTTAGAGTCTTATAAAGGACTTGAAGATTCTTATTGGAATAAAGATGAAATCGAACAGTTATTAAAAGTATTTCCTGAAGGACAATTAGTTGTATTAGTTGACGGTGTTGTTGTTGGCTCAGCTTTATCACTAATCATTGATGAAAAGCAGGCTATGTCTGCTCATACTTATGATCAGATCACCGGATTCTCAACTTTCAATACTCATAATCCTGAAGGAAGTGTTTTATATGGAATTGACGTATTCATACATCCTAAATACAGAGGTTTAAGACTTGGAAGACGTTTATATGACGCAAGAAAAGAAATGTGTGAACAATTGAATTTAAAATCAATTATTTTCGCAGGACGTATTCCTACTTACTCTAAATATGCCGCGGAATTAACGCCTAAGCAATACCTTGACAAGGTTAGAAAAAAAGAAATTCACGATCCTGTGATGTCTTTCCAATTGGCGAATGACTTCCATATGGTTCGTTTAATGCGTAATTATTTAGAAGGAGATATCAGTTCTAAAGAATACGCTGTTCTATTAGAATGGAATAACATCTATTACGAAAAAGATGTTCAATTAATTAATGCTAAAAAAAGTGTTATTAGACTGGGGCTTATTCAATGGCAAATGAGACCATTCAATGATTTACAAGAATTCTTTGACCAAGCTGAATTCTTTATCAATGCTGTTTCTGATTACGAAAGTGACTTTGCAATGTTCCCTGAGCTTTTTACAGCTCCATTAATGGCAGACTACAATCACTTATCTGAAGCGGATGCTATTCGTGAGTTAGCTCGATATACTGATGACATTAGAAAGAAATTCCAAGAGTTTGCTATTTCTTATAACATCAATATCATTACAGGTAGTATGCCTTATTTAATTGATGGTACATTATATAATGTTGGTTTCTTATGTAAAAGAGATGGTACTTACGAAATGTATGCAAAAATACATATTACACCAAACGAAGTACACCATTGGGGTATGACAGGTGGTTCTAAAATTCAAACTTTCGATACAGATTGTGGTAAAATCGGTATTATGATTTGTTACGATGTTGAATTCCCTGAACTTTCTCGTTTACTTTCTGACCAAGGAATGGACATCCTTTTCGTTCCTTTCTTAACGGATACACAGAATGGTTATACACGAGTAAGAAACTGTGCAGCAGCCAGAGCTATTGAAAACGAGTGCTATGTTGCAATTGCAGGTTGTGTTGGTAACTTACCTAAAGTAAACAATATGGATATACAGTTTGCGCAAGCTGCAGTATTAACACCTTCTGACTTTGCTTTCCCTACAAATGGGGTAAAAGCAGAAGCAACTCCTAATACAGAGATGACGTTAATCGTAGATGTGGATGTTGACTTACTTAAAGAACTACACGAACACGGAAGTGTTAAGATTAAAAAAGATAGACGTTTAGATCTTTATCAAATCAATAAATTAAAATAA
- a CDS encoding response regulator transcription factor, whose product MNKILVIEDDLRVAELLRRSLEEQSFEVDLAYDGYMGKKLALQKEYSLIITDVVLPKINGIDLCKDIKKELPQIPIIMLTALGTTDDKVEGFDAGADDYLVKPFEIRELYVRIRALLKRFEHLQTAESNVLKYADLELDLNEKSFKRGGVDIHLTPKEFNLLQYMMENPERVLSRTEISEKVWDTHFDTGTNFIDVYINYLRKKIEIDPNNKIIHTKSGMGFILKGNEN is encoded by the coding sequence TTGAACAAGATATTAGTTATAGAAGATGATTTACGCGTTGCAGAATTGTTGCGTCGAAGTCTTGAAGAGCAAAGTTTTGAAGTAGATTTAGCCTATGATGGCTATATGGGGAAGAAATTAGCCTTGCAAAAGGAGTATAGTCTTATAATTACAGATGTAGTTCTTCCTAAAATTAATGGGATAGATTTGTGTAAGGACATCAAAAAGGAGTTGCCTCAGATTCCAATAATTATGTTAACGGCTTTAGGAACAACTGATGATAAAGTAGAAGGGTTTGATGCTGGAGCAGATGATTATTTAGTAAAACCATTTGAGATAAGAGAGCTATATGTTCGAATAAGAGCATTGTTAAAGCGTTTTGAACATTTGCAAACAGCAGAATCAAATGTGTTAAAGTATGCTGACTTGGAATTAGATCTAAATGAGAAATCTTTTAAACGAGGTGGTGTTGATATACATCTTACCCCTAAAGAGTTTAATTTACTACAATATATGATGGAGAACCCGGAAAGGGTACTGTCAAGAACAGAGATTTCAGAGAAAGTTTGGGATACGCATTTTGATACAGGAACAAACTTTATAGATGTTTATATTAACTATTTACGCAAGAAAATAGAGATAGACCCCAATAATAAAATTATTCATACTAAATCAGGTATGGGCTTTATATTAAAAGGCAATGAAAATTAA
- a CDS encoding universal stress protein gives MKKILFPTDYSETANNAFKYALQLADYSDAELYVIHVYDPPVISGGISPHLVDNVIKKNDFEKLEQLHANSPTLIALRKELNLEHVEVFFKVKEGLLIPEIQNAILENNIDFIVMGTDGVNASFHKKILGSNTVNTISKVDIPVLSIPKEAEFKNIENIVFTTRLEEEEEETLEDLIEAANKLNAKLSCVYVSTKKKPDCNAVYNKWKEKYKNEPVSFHLFNTDKIEKVLLDFITSEKVDLVATVKQNKSFLERVLSKSITQHLAKHLKVPFFAYKAKKK, from the coding sequence ATGAAGAAGATATTATTCCCAACTGATTATTCAGAAACAGCAAATAACGCTTTTAAGTATGCTTTACAATTAGCGGATTATAGCGATGCTGAACTATATGTAATACACGTTTATGACCCTCCAGTAATTTCAGGAGGTATTAGTCCGCATCTTGTGGATAATGTTATTAAGAAAAATGACTTTGAAAAGCTTGAACAACTTCACGCCAATAGTCCAACACTTATCGCTTTAAGAAAAGAGCTTAATTTAGAACACGTAGAAGTATTCTTTAAAGTAAAAGAAGGATTATTAATTCCTGAAATTCAAAATGCAATCCTTGAAAACAATATTGATTTTATTGTGATGGGGACAGATGGAGTTAATGCAAGTTTTCACAAAAAAATATTAGGTTCAAATACTGTAAATACAATCTCTAAAGTTGATATTCCCGTTTTGAGTATTCCTAAAGAAGCTGAATTTAAAAATATTGAAAACATTGTTTTTACAACTCGCTTAGAAGAAGAGGAAGAAGAAACATTAGAAGACTTAATTGAAGCTGCAAATAAACTTAATGCTAAGTTAAGTTGTGTTTATGTAAGTACTAAAAAGAAGCCCGATTGCAATGCGGTTTACAACAAATGGAAAGAAAAGTATAAAAACGAACCTGTTTCATTCCATCTTTTTAATACAGATAAAATAGAAAAGGTGCTACTTGACTTTATCACAAGTGAAAAAGTTGACTTAGTTGCTACTGTAAAGCAAAATAAAAGCTTTTTAGAGAGAGTTCTTTCAAAAAGCATAACTCAACACCTTGCTAAACATTTAAAGGTACCATTCTTTGCTTATAAAGCGAAAAAGAAATAA
- a CDS encoding PCMD domain-containing protein — MRKNYLIFSLLTLIGIMLTSCIKEEAADQRADILAATFENQKEFLLTDPIIENESVVFRLKQNNDNMTFAPKFTLTPGSTIVPANGSIHDFSKEAVTYTVTSESGQWKKTYTVSFIRSDFPTYFSMDNYRLNKAPDTLPYDPNRIYDSSVYTEFLEYLPGSDGKQNPIWSSGNSGFSIVPAGTLKLTNPSGYPTTVTLDGYKKSGVLLQTILTGLDHSMSGVFKMPGIAAGNIFAGSFKLEIFSPAKSPKFGIPYNTKQKPAALKGYYKYKAGDFFGNKNEFALKDLDKDTWDGYAILFEKTEKNNFLAGDHNFKSDKMVMVARVDSNLYSETDTWTAFEAPFKLLEGKTFDSTKEYMIAIVFTSSIQGGDFRGAIGSTLYIDEVELILEDN, encoded by the coding sequence ATGAGAAAAAACTACTTAATTTTTTCCCTATTAACTCTAATAGGAATCATGCTAACTTCTTGTATTAAAGAAGAAGCAGCTGATCAAAGAGCTGATATTTTAGCTGCTACTTTTGAAAATCAAAAAGAATTTTTGCTAACTGACCCTATCATTGAAAACGAATCTGTTGTATTCAGATTAAAACAAAACAATGATAATATGACTTTTGCTCCTAAGTTCACACTTACTCCTGGTTCTACTATCGTCCCTGCAAATGGTTCTATACATGATTTTTCTAAAGAAGCCGTAACATACACTGTAACTTCTGAAAGTGGGCAATGGAAAAAAACATATACTGTTTCTTTTATTAGAAGTGATTTCCCTACTTACTTTTCAATGGATAACTATCGTTTAAATAAAGCACCTGATACTTTACCTTATGATCCGAATAGAATATACGATTCTAGTGTATATACAGAATTCTTAGAGTATTTACCTGGTAGTGACGGAAAACAAAACCCTATTTGGTCAAGTGGTAACTCTGGTTTTTCAATAGTGCCTGCAGGTACTTTAAAACTAACTAACCCAAGTGGATACCCTACAACTGTCACTTTGGATGGTTACAAAAAAAGTGGCGTATTATTACAAACTATATTAACTGGTTTAGATCATAGTATGTCTGGGGTCTTTAAAATGCCTGGTATTGCTGCTGGAAATATCTTTGCTGGTAGTTTTAAATTAGAAATATTCTCTCCTGCAAAATCACCAAAATTTGGTATTCCTTATAATACAAAACAAAAACCTGCTGCTTTAAAAGGTTATTATAAATACAAAGCAGGTGATTTCTTTGGTAATAAAAACGAATTTGCATTAAAAGACTTAGATAAAGATACTTGGGATGGTTATGCTATTCTTTTTGAAAAAACAGAAAAAAATAACTTCTTAGCAGGCGATCATAATTTCAAAAGTGATAAAATGGTAATGGTTGCAAGAGTAGATTCAAACTTATACTCTGAAACTGATACTTGGACTGCTTTTGAAGCTCCTTTTAAACTTCTTGAAGGAAAAACCTTCGATTCAACGAAAGAATATATGATTGCCATTGTATTTACGTCAAGTATTCAAGGTGGTGATTTTAGAGGTGCTATTGGTAGTACACTTTATATTGATGAAGTAGAATTAATTCTTGAAGACAACTAA